In Tubulanus polymorphus chromosome 2, tnTubPoly1.2, whole genome shotgun sequence, a single window of DNA contains:
- the LOC141899405 gene encoding terepressin/terephysin-like: MNRLLTGIRSLTWLIVMFTFVIYCSGCFVRNCPPGGKRGLADNSYAIRECMLCMDNRGTCVGPNICCGASIGCHIGTKQAEECAKENDSTTPCQVPGKTCGPEGEGNCVADGICCTSDACALDNSCKQKGMSVQQRRDELVELLKRVLESKRLSLNQRD, from the exons ATGAACAGATTACTGACTGGTATTCGAAGTTTAACATGGCTTATTGTGATGTTCACGTTTGTGATTTACTGTTCCGGTTGTTTTGTCCGAAATTGTCCACCCGGTGGCAAGCGAGGTTTAGCGGATAACAGTTATGCAATTCGAGAG TGTATGTTATGTATGGATAATCGAGGCACATGCGTCGGGCCGAATATTTGCTGTGGAGCCAGTATTGGTTGCCACATAGGAACCAAACAAGCAGAGGAATGCGCTAAAGAAAACGACTCCACAACTCCGTGTCAGGTTCCCGGCAAAACATGTGGACCCGAAGGAGAGGGAAACTGTGTTGCCGATGGAATATGCTGTACCTCAG acGCGTGCGCACTTGATAACTCATGCAAACAGAAAGGAATGTCAGTTCAGCAAAGACGGGATGAACTGGTGGAATTGTTAAAAAGAGTACTAGAAAGCAAGAGATTAAGTTTAAATCAACGGGACTGA